In the Arachis stenosperma cultivar V10309 chromosome 8, arast.V10309.gnm1.PFL2, whole genome shotgun sequence genome, TCACAATTTGTGAATATCAGAATACAAGATACTAAGATATGATCTTCACGAAACAAAATACTCCTATATAATTCACTACTTGTCTATTTAATTAGAATTCTCCTTTTAATATAAGTTTAATGGAAACATACCAAAGGCATTTCCTTGGAGAATATGTGATATCTGAATTCTGCAGCCAAATCCAGGAAGGGATTGGGACCACTGACAAAGCAATGAACATGTAAGCACATCTCATTTTTCACTTTCTTCCATTCAGCTACAACATCATCCTTCTCATACCACCCTCTCAACTGCCacacaagaaagaaaaaaggggGATGGCAGATACATAATATGAATTAGTTAAGAGAACCAATGTTTTTGTTCAAAATATATACCATCAAGCACTATAATTTCTATGCTATGTGAAAGCAAGGACACAACACAAACCTGCTCAAGATTGATCACATTGGAGACTGTTAAAGTCAGATTAGCTGTGAAGTCGCAATGCGATAGAATGTAGGTTCTCGGAATAAAACTTGCATATTTGTTTATCTGACCCTCCAATAAAACTACCTTAAGTTTTGAAGCTTCAAATCTTGCCGGAGGAACCAAGAGTCTAACAGCCtaaatttaaacaaaaagtTATTTAGTCAGAGTTTTCTTCATTTCAGATAACAATCCATACATGaattaagaaaagaaatttcaattttgtttattaGAACTGGAAGCTGGAATCCAGAACACACATTCTTGTTTGTCCATGGTACTGTAATAAAGCCAAAGTCAAAGGATGCAGCACTTCCAACAAATGTGAACATTAATagtgaaaaatattttacatgaCTGAACCATGTGCCTCTCCATAGCAGCTTAATCTTTTAAGAGGAATGATACATAACATGTTATCAGAACTTCTATATATGTCTAGAAAGTCCAAGAGTTTAATCTTTGTTATCACCAACTCTTGTAAATAAAAGATTGAATTTTAGCTCAAGATATAATGTCTATAAGTTTGAGAGAGAGGTTTCATGACAAGCATGGAATACAACATACAACAAAATTGAAATATATAGGACATTGTATGCTAGTGTGTGTTGAATACAAGCAAGTTCATATCTAAAATAAAAGGCTACACAACTTTAGCTACACTAAACTAGGACATATTCCCTGCAATTTCCCTCACACTACTACTAGCCTAGCGTTGAACTCCTTAATCATAATAATGGCAGAAAATGTATGGaaaaaagaatgaaagagaGTGAGAAAGGGTACCTCAGAAACAAGGGTGTTGTAGGATGGAGTAGAATTTGTTATAGAAGACAAGATAAAGGGTCTGCTGCATCTATTGGAAGAAAATGGCTTTGAGATGATTGTAGGAatggtgttggtggtggtgaACATTGTTCTTGGTGTGGTTTGTGAGAATGAGAGGACATTGTTGTTGTAAACACAGTTACATGCCATGGAAGGAAGGAGGTGCAGCTCCTCCTCTTCATCTTTCACAAGCCACCACCATTCTCTTCTcttaagagaaaaaaagaaaaaaaaaaagtgatagAGAATGAAAGCAAAAAAGTAATGTAATGTTGGGAAATTGGTGTTctcaaaacaagcaaaaatcTCTTTCAATTCACTCCTTCCACAcgatttctttcttcttcttttattcaatttaattataCAAAATAGAGATGAAAGAAACTCAAgtattatttgaaaaaataaaaaaacatttcATTAGTTAGAGGCTGAGCTGAAAGTTGTGCCACGTCATCAAACAGCTTGGATTTTCGATAAAAATGTGGATAATGTGATGACGTGGCTTTACCTGTGTCAACAGTTCAGTGGGAAGCGAATCCGCATGCTTGAAGCCTTGAACTCTTGAAAGCCAAAACTTcaattttatcatatttttagtGTGAATATTGAATCATGTATGGGGagcaaaaattatatatcaacgTACCAAATTAAATTAAGTAAATACTAATTAATGAATTAATAGGGTGGATTAAGTGATTAACCACATTAGACCTCACAATCTAATGAGTCACTTCATTTGGAAGTTAACTTGAATAATACAGACAGAAACCTTTTTTGAAAACAAAGTTTGCATGCTTAATGCTTAATAAACTAATGAAGAATATTTCTAAATTCaggcaaaataaaaaataatgatatttgtaatttttttcaaattttttattggaaTTTTTTTTCTCACAAGTGATGGGCCAAGACAAAAATATGACATTGCAAAATCATAATAACTAAATAAGTAAACACAAGCCAATGAATCTTGGTTCTAATGCCATCTCTCCCCCTCCCATATCAAAGGTCAATGGTTCAAACCCTAGAAAAAGTAATTGAGGAAAAATGTGATATGAGGAGTGTGTGGGTGTGTTGTGTACCTAGGATTGGGAGTTGTCCAATCCACTGAAGTACCTAGGATTGGGGGTTGTCCAATAAAATGGACACGGCTCAAATAAGTGAAATAACACAAGAACAAAAAAACTTTAAAACTCAGTGAGGATGAGGATGTATCTGCATTTTGTAATATTCGAAAAATTAGTCATTACACATATCCTCccaaaaaaaagaataaatgatAAAACTAGTATAAATTACTAATTCACTCAACTATGACCAAAACATTTTGttattattagaattttttttcaaagacagtaaaattattttatttcaattgaaaaaaatgtttttatccATAATTCAggactaaaaaaaaaaaaacaagtggAGTGCTCCCGTTTTATCCTTAAACATTAGCGAAAGCACAATAAAAAAAGGAGATTAAGATTAATCTAATATTTTTCACATTAGAAGCTTGTAATCTAACTCAACCTAACAAATTAACCAAGAGATGAGAACTGGTCCACAAGAAATAAAAATCTTCGGTTAACGCAACCGACACACATACTACACAACATATTAACATATGTCATTCTATCAACATCCATATTTTTCCGAACAGAACATCCCTCTATCTTTCAGTTCCGAGACTTACTTCATTACATTCATTTTCTATTCATGTTAttttattcattcatttattttcaattagTACATTAACCAAGTAAAAAGTAGTTGTAAATTGGCATAAAGTACACCAAAACCCAACAAATAAATTGACAGAAGCACCAATCACCAACAAGTACAGCTGTTTCTTACTTTCTCTAAGCACATGCCTCACACCATGACACCAAACTAATAATTTTCCACCTTCATATTCTATGTTTTGAATTGATATTTTA is a window encoding:
- the LOC130944898 gene encoding magnesium dechelatase SGRL, chloroplastic, producing MACNCVYNNNVLSFSQTTPRTMFTTTNTIPTIISKPFSSNRCSRPFILSSITNSTPSYNTLVSEAVRLLVPPARFEASKLKVVLLEGQINKYASFIPRTYILSHCDFTANLTLTVSNVINLEQLRGWYEKDDVVAEWKKVKNEMCLHVHCFVSGPNPFLDLAAEFRYHIFSKEMPLVLKAIQYGDSALFDEHPELLDSIVRVYFHSSSKKYNRMECWGPLKDAIEGKQVDEFQGLIERDRPSVKWQTPKSIFQALFAFLL